GAAATTGACAGAGCACGGCGAAAAAGGCAACTTTTATTTGCGGATAAGCACTTAAGAGAGCAGCAGAACAGCCGTTGAAAGACATTCTGGCCATCGACAAGATCGAGGTCATTCTTGGTGCATGTCACGTTGGCAAGACAACTTTGGTGGAACACGTTTTGGCGAGGCAGCCAGCGGTGTTCCTTAATTTCGATGTCGAGGTGGACAAGGCTCGGTTCCAAGCCGCCGCCGCTTTGTAGCCAAGCGATGGGCTGCGTTCACTCGGCAACCCGGCGGTGTTGGTGATTGACGAAGCGCAGCGGCTGCCTGAGACCTCCCGGATCATCAAGGGCTGGCATGAAGCGCGGCTGCCCGCAAAGTTCCTCCTGCTTGGCTCCGCTTCGCTGGTTTTGCTTGATCAGGCGGCAGAGAGTCTCACCGGCCGCAACCGGAAGCTGGTTTTGCCACCGCTGCTGTTTTCCGAAACGTTGGGCACTCAGACTTGGGCCAGCGCCGGTGTCGCCCCCAGCACTTGTGTCAGCACTTCGCGCCGCAATTGCGGTCCTTCCTGATGCAGCGGCTGAGTTTCGGCAGCTACCCCGAAATTGTGACGAGCGACCAACCCACGCGCTTGCTGCGCGAATTGAGTTCCGATTACCTCTGGAAGGACGTGCTTCAGGCCGGGCTGGTCAAGACGCCGGATCTCATCAAGCGATTGCTACTGCTGCTGGCCCACCAGGCGGGGGCGGAAGTGTCGGTGAACGAGCTGGCGACCCAGCTCCAAATGGCGCCGACGACGGTGGATCGCTACCTGGACTTGCTGGAGCAGACATTCGTGATTTTCAGGCTCCCCTCCTTCAGCACCAATCCCCGCAAGGAAATCGCCAAGAGCCAGAAAGTGTTTTTCTGGGATACCGGCATCCGTAACGCATTGCTCAATGCGTATTCGACGGAGGAATTCCGGCCCGACATCGGCGCGTTATGGGAGAATTGGGGCATCGCCGAGGTGGCCAAGCACAACGCCCTGCTCGGTTCGCCGGCGGAGCTGTTCTTCTGGCGCACGCGGGCGCAGTCCGAGGTGGACCTGGTCGTCAAACAAGAACGGTCTGCGGGCATTTGAAATTAAATGGTCAGCTCGCCGTGCCTCCGGTCGGGCTTTCCGCGATGCTTATGGCGTGGAGGTTGAATCCATCCACTCGGATAATCCGTTCGCGGTGGACCTCTTTAAGATTTGACCCAATCGGAGGTCAGAGCGGATGGGATCGCGCGGACCTCGACCCGATCCGCAGCGGGCAGGCGGGACGAAACGTGGTTGCCTGCATTTCCCTCGGCGAGGCGGAAAACTAGCGGAGTTTACGGTTGAAGAAACGGGCGGGCGGGCGCGTCCAACAGGTACACACACTCATTGATACGCGTGTGGACACTATGAATTTTTTCCGGCGATATCAGTTTGTATTTTTATTTTTGGCGGTGCTGGTTTTTTGCGGCGTGATGGTGTTGCGGCAGGTCATCGCCAATCAAAGCCGGCACGTGGAATTGCGCGAGGCATTCATCCTGCTGCATGCGCGCGGTTATACGAATGAAGCCCAGCGGCTCTACCAACATTTGTTGGCGGATATTCCCAAGCTGGCCAACAAAGCGCTCATGGACGACTTTCAACGGACGGTCATTCTGGTGGATCCTTCGATCCGCCAGCCGGAGAACCTGATTTGGGATTATCACTGGACGATTAGCAACGAGTTGGAAAAGCGTTCGGAGAGCACGCTGCGCAATGCGCTGCGGCTGGCTGGAGAAATTAAATAGAAGCATTGACAACCGCCTGAAATTATCATAGGTTTACGAAAAGTTTAATCCGAAAAGGACAAACATGTTATTGATACGTATCGCGTTAGGCCTGGCCATCATTGTAGGGGTGGTCGCCTCCTATATTGGTTTCCAGGAAGTCAAACCTAAGGTCGTGACGCTCCAGGAAGATTACAGCAAAGAGCAAAAGGCCCATAAAGCCACTCAAAGTGCCAAGAAAAAGGTGGAAGGCGAATTGACCACCACCCAAGGTGA
The sequence above is a segment of the Verrucomicrobiota bacterium genome. Coding sequences within it:
- a CDS encoding AAA family ATPase, with amino-acid sequence MLVIDEAQRLPETSRIIKGWHEARLPAKFLLLGSASLVLLDQAAESLTGRNRKLVLPPLLFSETLGTQTWASAGVAPSTCVSTSRRNCGPS
- a CDS encoding DUF4143 domain-containing protein, producing MQRLSFGSYPEIVTSDQPTRLLRELSSDYLWKDVLQAGLVKTPDLIKRLLLLLAHQAGAEVSVNELATQLQMAPTTVDRYLDLLEQTFVIFRLPSFSTNPRKEIAKSQKVFFWDTGIRNALLNAYSTEEFRPDIGALWENWGIAEVAKHNALLGSPAELFFWRTRAQSEVDLVVKQERSAGI